ATTTCATTTTGCTCTGAATTGTGCACCATGCTAAgaaattattttagaataacATGACATACATGCATGTTTAACTTCCTCATTCAGGTATATACAAATCTAGAAGGTAACCGTGCAAACTTAATTCAAACTTCATGGGCTTTATTGTCACTTATTGGAGCAGGACAGGTTAGAATTCtcaaatttcataattttttatatagggatatataattaaaagaaagattACTACTAACATATTAGCCCTTCAAAGATACATACAACTAAAAAGTTAATAAATTCCTACAAATTATTGGGAAATTTATAAAAGACCCTTGTCAAATTAGAAATTACTACTATTACCTAACATCTTACAATTTTCAGATAATTAATTGTTTCTccaggaaaaaaaataattgaagaaaacaatatataatatatggTATACGGTGACATATATTTATAAATGATAAGTGTGGATGTATGTGATTGTGAGAGAATGAAGATCTTATTTTTtctgtatttatttttttttttttctgaatgaAGTTTTTAGATGCAAAGAATGTAGATTGTGCTAATCATTGGAATTTTGctgtaaaaactaaaaaggcTGAGATAGATGCTACACCCATACACAAAGGAATAAAGTtaataatcaattcacaaatgGAAGATGGAGATTTTCCACAGCCGGTAATTCGTCCATATTTAATCATATCTTAGCATTTAGCAAAAGTGGTTCTATAATCAACATATATATAACTTTTAATAATTTCTAATCCAATTTTCCAGGACTCAACAGGAGTGTTTTTCAGAAACTGTGTCATAAACTATGCATCACATCGTAACATATTTCCTATATGGGCTCTTGGAGAGTATCGGCGCAGAGTGTTGCATGCATGATAGTGTAAGCATAATTCATAAGAATATTTTCAACTTTCTATTATTGATTCCATAGTCAATTTACAAATGGTAATGTATCAGTTATAATGTAAACCTTGTATTTGATTATTTCCAATGTCCAATGTAATATTAGTTCTTAGTCATGCTTTACTTATCCTACATTACAGTGATGATAAtacatttattgctttttttttttaagattgcTATGTTGATTTAAAAAGTGAAATGAAACATAATTCACAATCAATATCTTGACATAGGTAGCCAAAGATGCATATTGCTgaaacaaagaaaacacaatCTTTGCAATATACATTGCTATCAAACATCATGAACAAACTTCCGAAGTTACTTAATTTCAGAATGACTAGCAACGAACCATTGACTAAACCCAACATTAGATAAAGAAAATGGCATGAACATTTTTCCCCTCAAATATACAAAGATTATGAAGTTTCATTAATCTTACCCCATATATGATGCAACTTCATTGCTAACTCAGTGGCACACCTTCTTTCTGCGTGACTGATAATATTCAAGTCCCCAGCTTCCTGAACTGCAGATAGAAGCTGTTCCTTGACTTCAATGGAGAGAGCAATGCAATTTGGTCCATGGATGGTGCTCATTTCAACAAtctaaaataagaaaataccaTAAATTGTTTGAAGTTAATACATGACACTCCATACTGTTAAAAACTACCAATTCAAGTGTAAAATTTTACTCTGAATAACAATAGTAAGCATACTCACCTGCTGCAACCAGGGGATTATCGTATTAAAGAATCTTCCTTCAAGAATATATGATGCTAAAGTACTAATAAGAACGTTGACTGTCTTCACTGATAAACTCTCTATGACCGGACCGGTTTTATTCAGAAGCTCAACAAGTATAAGTTCATCACCAGAGCATAGAGATTCCATGTATGCAGAGTTTAGATCCCCTTCACTCACAAGCCGTTTCACACATTTCCAGTAGTTGGTATTACTCACACGACAACCAATTCTGGGTTTGGCTCTGGTAGCACAGGAaaagatatcatcattctttctCACTTGAGTAGAAATCATGCTGCGTGTATCATTCGCAGAACTGTTCAACATATCCTTCTCTGTAAAATTCCTTGCATTCTTTGGCTTGTAGCTTTTCCATGAATCTGCGGTATCTCCAGCAAAGTTCCTTGGTTGGCTCCTTGAAAATGTTTTCTTCTCCCAACTTTCGGATTTTTTATTTGATGACAAGCCAGACGGCTTACCATTAATATCTACAGATGGCCTTGGAGTGCATGTGGAGAACCTAGGAGAAGCTGTATTTTGACTCGGCCTAAAAAATTTGGAGTTTTCTGAATAAGAATGTCTTCCTCCTTGTACGGATTCTTGAGTTAATCTATCAATTACGTTTTCTAAGCCTACCATTTTTGATTGGATTGTAGAAAGGGCATCCATTATGCCAGTTGTAAACATCTGAAAAAGATTTAGAAGCATATTAAGTAAAAGGTATATCATATGGCATGTGATGCACAATGAGAAACACCCAAGTCCAGCATTGAAATTAAAAGTGTACCATAAGTTACAGAACTAACATTTTTCTATACTCCCTCATGATAAACACAAGGATATTTTCTACATTATGTTGTCGTTAGCCAAGTGAGAGAGTCATGAAAAGGCAACAACTCTTATTGATAATACTTAAGGACAAAACTTATATTCAAGAAATTGTGCATATAAGCACTGGTGTATGAATACCTGTAACTGATGCATCATGTTTGCCTGTTTGATTTCCATATCCGAAAGCTGATTCTGAATACAGATCATATCATTTGCAAGTTGAACACAGCAACATTCATGTGGAGCATGGGGATTTTGCTCTGTTATTGTAGAACCGGAACTTCTAGGATTCTGAGACTTCATGGAGTACATTTGTTCATTACAACTTCCTTCTTCACCAAACTGTTCACTTGCAAGTGGCTTCTGAAATCCATTCTTTATAAAGCATTCATGAGAAGCAGCTAAAAACTTGGTCTCAAAGTTATCATTGGTAAGATTAGAGACAGAGGAGCACTCCTGCTTGTCATCCATAGGAACATATTCATAACCAATGTCGCGCATGCTTGTAACTTCTACACTAATTGTTTCTAATGGCTTGGTGACAGAACTACTCTCAGAATCTTCATTCAGGCTATGGAATTCCACTATAGAATGAGTTCTAGGAACTGCAATTTCAACCTGCCAATCGTCTTTGAGATGCTGAGGATTTCCGGCATAACTTTGACCTCCCTTTCTAGCAGACAGAGGAACTCTTCCCATAGTTGATTTTGTGTAAACCTTT
The genomic region above belongs to Arachis stenosperma cultivar V10309 chromosome 5, arast.V10309.gnm1.PFL2, whole genome shotgun sequence and contains:
- the LOC130981246 gene encoding TORTIFOLIA1-like protein 2 yields the protein MKKPHSQQHNNHQSQAKTLFELKQKVVTALNKLSDRDTHQIGVEELERTARSLTADSVSPFLSCLLDTDSDQKASIRKECVRLMATVAAVHGDLVLPYLPKMVSSIVRRLRDADSVVRDTCVDAVGVLASKIVNGCGGDRAFVAVVRPIFEALGEQNKHVQSGSAMCLARIVDNTSDPPVAVLQKMLVRTLKLLKNPHFMAKPALVELNKSIIQGGGAPSENVLSTAIASIQEALKDSDWATRKAAAVALGEIGLNGASFLACLRASCIRSLESCRFDKVKPVRDAVLQALKYWRILPGPNTPEPSETGSSIKASTENTCRGDSADLSSTTESGQRDLKAQKVYTKSTMGRVPLSARKGGQSYAGNPQHLKDDWQVEIAVPRTHSIVEFHSLNEDSESSSVTKPLETISVEVTSMRDIGYEYVPMDDKQECSSVSNLTNDNFETKFLAASHECFIKNGFQKPLASEQFGEEGSCNEQMYSMKSQNPRSSGSTITEQNPHAPHECCCVQLANDMICIQNQLSDMEIKQANMMHQLQMFTTGIMDALSTIQSKMVGLENVIDRLTQESVQGGRHSYSENSKFFRPSQNTASPRFSTCTPRPSVDINGKPSGLSSNKKSESWEKKTFSRSQPRNFAGDTADSWKSYKPKNARNFTEKDMLNSSANDTRSMISTQVRKNDDIFSCATRAKPRIGCRVSNTNYWKCVKRLVSEGDLNSAYMESLCSGDELILVELLNKTGPVIESLSVKTVNVLISTLASYILEGRFFNTIIPWLQQIVEMSTIHGPNCIALSIEVKEQLLSAVQEAGDLNIISHAERRCATELAMKLHHIWGKINETS